A window of Malania oleifera isolate guangnan ecotype guangnan chromosome 2, ASM2987363v1, whole genome shotgun sequence genomic DNA:
TGCATTTTTCACCTTTGACACACTTGCAAGCACCCCTAGAGGAGTTACATCTCCAATCACAGTCACTTTCTTTGTTTCCAAATCTATGCTGAAGGATGTCACTCCTGCTCAAATTTACCCCCAAAAATCAAAAAAGGCAACTTCTTAGCTTTGCACTGCTATGAACTCTATGTGGGTGAGAAATTTCTGAAAAATTGTAGAATGAACTTACCTTCCATTCTAGAAATATGCTTTCTCACTTTTCCTTCACAGCCCTTGCAGTGCAGTGACACCCACAAAACCACAACCTGCAAAGCCAAATTGTCAAATtaaatcagaagaagaagaagaagaaagaaaggatCTTATAACGAGAGAGGTATTGAAAAAAGAACCTGATCGCGAGAGCGAGCTGAGGAGGAAGAACTCAAAGCAGGAGAATCATTTCTTGAGGTCAGTTCTTTAGGCCTAGCAGCCGGTTGAGCAGGCACCAATGCTGAAAGGGGGTCTGAGTCCGATGACAAATCGATTAAGTGCATGTCACTCAAGAGATATCTGGAGGAAGTGGGAGGGCTGGTTAGGCCATTTCTGTCAGTAGAGCTTTTCCTGCAGCTTACATCAGTTTGCTTGGCATAACTCTTTCTACCTTTTTGATTAATGTTGTAAGGTTTGGGATTGATTGGAGCTTGGGATGAGCAGGGGATGGGAGGATGGTGTCGCCGGCGGTCTCGGAAATGAGGGTTTTGCCGATCGATGGGTCTCATGCTGTGGCGGACCATGGAACGCTGTTCCATGCTTGAACATATGGCTGTGGAAGCTGGAGAAACACAGAAAATGTCCATTCGTTTCCCTTTCATTGTTTGGAATGCTGTAAAAAATTGATGTGTAGCTTTCTGAGTTTGTATTTGCTGCAGAAAACAAAAGAGTTGGAGGAAGATTTTACTGGTTAGACCACCTAATCATCCTCCTTTTAAAGCTAGAGGATGAAGGGAGGATGGGGAAGGAGGAGAAAAAGGCTGAAGTAGTTAGGCCCCATTAGAACaaatgaatttatatatatatatatatattgctaggTGGCCTAAGGTCTTCTTAACCCCAACTTCCACAAGGGATGTGAGATAACCCCAATAATCTTCCCCTCATACATCGGGTTCCAAATCAGCGGCCCCACGTACCCAGTATGCtggggagaatgttgaaccatgAGTCTGATACTAGTATTG
This region includes:
- the LOC131149354 gene encoding protein SODIUM POTASSIUM ROOT DEFECTIVE 2-like, whose translation is MKGKRMDIFCVSPASTAICSSMEQRSMVRHSMRPIDRQNPHFRDRRRHHPPIPCSSQAPINPKPYNINQKGRKSYAKQTDVSCRKSSTDRNGLTSPPTSSRYLLSDMHLIDLSSDSDPLSALVPAQPAARPKELTSRNDSPALSSSSSARSRDQVVVLWVSLHCKGCEGKVRKHISRMEGVTSFSIDLETKKVTVIGDVTPLGVLASVSKVKNAQLWPSSTSPSSLISPPYST